A genomic stretch from Chiloscyllium plagiosum isolate BGI_BamShark_2017 chromosome 2, ASM401019v2, whole genome shotgun sequence includes:
- the cdc37l1 gene encoding hsp90 co-chaperone Cdc37-like 1 produces MLKRWVDSQRYLSDHPHLICQDTANYLINWCFNLKKEEKQALMEQVAHQAVVMQFIIELGRSLQQDPRGCFRQFFEKAKIAEEGYMDAFNTELAEFIQRVREFAETKTAETVSMHNVAQHLNHLDVHGLPPMEVFESLPLEFKRCFQLQDVHVLQNMLSNMDPQVAEHYLQRCIDAGLRIYNTKEAKEERNEEPKMDIS; encoded by the exons ATGTTGAAGCGATGGGTTGATAGCCAGAGATATTTATCGGATCACCCTCACCTCATTTGTCAAGATACGGCAAACTACCTAATAAACTggtgttttaatttaaaaaaggaagag AAACAAGCACTGATGGAACAGGTGGCACACCAAGCTGTTGTGATGCAGTTCATTATCGAACTGGGCAGAAGTCTTCAGCAAGATCCTCGTGGCTGCTTCAGACagttttttgagaaagcaaaA ATAGCTGAAGAAGGTTATATGGATGCATTTAACACTGAACTAGCAGAGTTTATCCAACGGGTTCGAGAATTTGCAGAAACCAAGACTGCAGAAACAGTATCAATGCATAATGTGGCTCAGCACTTGAATCATTTGGATGTTCATGGTTTGCCTCCGATGGAAGTGTTTGAATCTCTGCCACTG GAATTCAAACGGTGTTTCCAGTTGCAAGACGTCCATGTCCTTCAGAACATGCTAAGCAACATGGACCCACAG GTTGCTGAGCACTACTTGCAGCGCTGTATAGATGCAGGCTTAAGGATCTATAATACTAAAGAAGccaaagaagaaagaaatgaagaaCCTAAAATGGACATATCGTAA